One segment of Methanobacterium formicicum DSM 3637 DNA contains the following:
- a CDS encoding ABC-ATPase domain-containing protein — MEQKEKIVSILNRIDGRGYKAYLDLKGTYDFDFFSLTIQHVQRDPFASPSRLVVEVYENSFPAELHQNSARKIALEDYISRAFRKSIGKFTDNQRGSGKSGIIHIDAGNQEILQRSSVNISPDKLEIRFLLGLPARGRRIMGREAQRILMKILPEIVSGSCFYENLPSDELIHHVQSFEDAEYMRSQLKEHELVAFIVDGAVLPRESGVSDRPLSNALPFKSPLSLQVAMETGQDCSVIGMGIPEGVSLIVGGGYHGKSTLLRAVELGVYNHIPGDGREQVVTRADAVKIRAEDGRSVEKVDVSSFIHNPPGIGDTSSFSTENASGSTSQAANIIESLEAGSKLLLFDEDTSATNFMIRDERMQRLVKKDKEPITPFIDRVDELYMDHGVSSVLVMGGSGDYFQKADTVIMMDNYQPHNVTMEARRVSEEVPDKRETESKGKFGYTQRYPHPGSIKPYKGKRLKLDSRGVFNLIIGSQTVDLSQVEQLVESGQTRAISYALYQFHKTCVQSCNGNSGKNDSKNSALAGVLDYLEKQINDEGLDFLTPPGRERPHNLTKPRRYEIAAAMNRLRTFKVDKLV; from the coding sequence ATGGAACAGAAAGAAAAAATAGTCTCCATTTTAAATCGAATTGATGGAAGAGGATACAAAGCGTATCTGGATCTTAAGGGTACTTATGATTTTGATTTCTTTTCCCTCACAATTCAACACGTGCAGAGGGATCCCTTTGCCAGCCCTTCACGGTTAGTAGTGGAAGTTTATGAGAATTCATTCCCTGCCGAACTTCACCAGAACAGTGCCCGGAAGATAGCACTGGAAGATTACATTTCCCGGGCCTTCAGGAAGAGTATTGGAAAGTTCACAGACAACCAAAGAGGAAGTGGGAAAAGTGGTATTATACATATTGATGCAGGTAATCAGGAAATACTCCAGCGCAGCAGTGTGAATATCAGTCCAGATAAGTTGGAGATTCGTTTCCTGCTGGGTTTACCCGCAAGGGGCAGGAGAATAATGGGGCGTGAAGCTCAGAGGATATTGATGAAGATTTTACCCGAAATTGTTTCCGGTTCATGTTTTTATGAGAATCTTCCTTCAGATGAATTAATCCACCATGTTCAAAGTTTTGAAGATGCTGAGTACATGCGTAGCCAGCTTAAAGAGCATGAATTGGTGGCTTTCATTGTAGATGGTGCTGTTCTTCCCCGAGAAAGTGGTGTTTCAGATAGGCCACTTTCTAATGCTTTGCCGTTCAAATCACCACTATCACTCCAGGTTGCTATGGAAACAGGACAGGACTGTTCTGTTATAGGTATGGGGATTCCAGAAGGTGTTAGTCTTATTGTGGGTGGAGGTTACCATGGAAAGTCCACTTTACTCCGGGCTGTGGAGCTGGGTGTTTACAACCATATACCTGGAGATGGCAGAGAGCAGGTGGTTACACGGGCAGATGCGGTTAAAATCAGGGCCGAAGATGGGCGTAGTGTTGAAAAGGTTGATGTTAGTAGTTTTATACATAATCCTCCTGGAATTGGGGATACGAGTAGTTTTTCCACGGAAAATGCCTCTGGTTCTACCTCACAGGCTGCCAACATTATTGAATCACTGGAAGCAGGATCGAAGCTTCTTTTATTTGATGAAGATACTTCCGCGACCAATTTCATGATCCGAGATGAAAGAATGCAGCGTCTGGTTAAAAAGGATAAAGAACCCATAACACCTTTTATTGACCGTGTTGATGAGCTTTACATGGACCATGGAGTTTCTTCAGTACTGGTAATGGGTGGATCCGGTGATTATTTCCAGAAGGCAGATACTGTGATTATGATGGATAATTACCAGCCCCATAACGTTACCATGGAGGCCCGGAGGGTTTCAGAAGAGGTGCCAGATAAACGTGAAACAGAATCTAAGGGTAAATTCGGTTACACTCAGCGTTATCCTCATCCTGGATCCATCAAACCGTATAAAGGAAAACGATTGAAACTGGATAGTAGGGGTGTTTTTAATCTGATTATTGGTTCTCAAACTGTTGATCTTTCCCAGGTAGAGCAGCTGGTTGAATCCGGACAGACAAGGGCCATCAGTTACGCTCTTTACCAGTTCCATAAAACCTGTGTACAAAGTTGTAATGGAAATTCAGGTAAAAATGATTCTAAAAACAGTGCCCTGGCCGGTGTTCTGGATTATCTTGAAAAGCAGATCAATGATGAAGGACTTGATTTTTTGACTCCACCTGGGCGTGAACGACCCCACAATCTTACAAAACCACGTAGGTACGAGATTGCTGCAGCTATGAATCGCCTGCGAACATTTAAAGTGGATAAATTAGTGTAA
- a CDS encoding zinc ribbon domain-containing protein, with the protein MYNDSYFKTLCPKCKTMNQYKAHFCHKCGENLEKYPESKTKVTVLDRGGMLF; encoded by the coding sequence ATGTACAATGATTCCTATTTTAAAACACTTTGTCCTAAATGCAAAACTATGAACCAATATAAGGCACATTTCTGCCATAAGTGTGGTGAAAATTTAGAAAAATATCCTGAGAGTAAAACAAAAGTTACAGTACTAGATAGGGGAGGAATGCTATTTTAG
- a CDS encoding PP2C family protein-serine/threonine phosphatase, protein MSKTTLKDRIHTIRDYLAGDEEVPIMYIHAIMAIIGSVSVLLILQFHEMPMSSVQHSLLVLVEKACVIVVIAYVVSRLNVFTEVLEGKFTIKNQAILILIFGAISIFGTYSGVEVFGAMANVRDLGPMVAGLIGGPIVGLGAGLIGGLYRLSLGGFTAVPCAIATILAGLFAGLIFLINKRRFVGIFWAVVFAVLMEALHLLINLAIAKPYYMALAVVEELTIPIIVSNALGMFIFAFIISNLLRERETIKQRDLYFDELERKKHELKVASKIQKSFLPEELPSIPNFSVAALNIPAREVGGDFYDFVSISPEKTGIVIADVTGDSFPASLLMALSRTIIRGEAKNQNPPALLKYLNNLIAVDIGPEIFITILYGELDSKTQCFTYVNAAHSPPLIFRNKTNQLSELVKGDKSLGRLENIELEKHQVKLENDDLLLFYTDGVIKALERPESSGKELLGQIIIQNHDLSPSKILDVIKSKIDSYDVNSNDLVLAILKAD, encoded by the coding sequence ATGTCAAAAACCACATTAAAAGACAGGATTCACACTATCAGAGATTACCTGGCTGGGGATGAAGAAGTTCCTATTATGTACATTCATGCCATTATGGCTATTATAGGCAGTGTAAGTGTTCTTTTAATTCTACAATTTCATGAAATGCCAATGTCCTCAGTGCAGCACAGTCTCCTGGTGCTGGTGGAAAAAGCATGTGTGATAGTGGTTATTGCCTATGTGGTGAGCCGTTTAAACGTTTTCACCGAGGTTTTGGAGGGGAAGTTCACCATTAAAAATCAGGCCATTCTTATCCTCATTTTTGGGGCAATTTCCATCTTTGGAACTTATTCAGGAGTGGAGGTTTTCGGGGCCATGGCCAATGTACGGGATCTGGGTCCCATGGTGGCAGGTCTCATAGGAGGTCCTATTGTGGGACTGGGTGCCGGTTTAATTGGTGGATTGTACCGTTTGAGTTTGGGTGGTTTCACAGCAGTACCCTGTGCCATCGCCACCATACTGGCCGGACTATTTGCTGGTTTAATATTTCTCATTAACAAACGCCGCTTTGTGGGAATCTTCTGGGCGGTGGTTTTTGCGGTTTTAATGGAAGCACTGCACCTTCTCATTAACCTGGCCATTGCCAAACCATATTACATGGCACTGGCAGTGGTGGAGGAGCTCACCATACCAATCATTGTATCCAATGCACTGGGAATGTTCATATTTGCATTTATTATCTCCAACCTCCTCCGGGAAAGGGAAACAATAAAGCAGAGGGACCTATATTTTGATGAACTGGAACGTAAAAAACATGAACTTAAGGTAGCCAGTAAAATCCAGAAGAGCTTCCTACCTGAAGAATTACCATCCATCCCAAATTTTAGTGTTGCGGCTTTGAATATCCCTGCACGTGAAGTTGGGGGTGATTTTTATGATTTTGTATCCATATCACCTGAAAAAACTGGTATTGTTATTGCGGATGTTACAGGGGATAGTTTCCCAGCATCACTGCTCATGGCACTTTCCAGAACCATAATCAGGGGAGAAGCAAAAAATCAGAACCCTCCCGCTCTTTTAAAATATTTGAACAACCTGATTGCAGTTGACATTGGTCCTGAAATTTTTATAACTATCTTATACGGTGAACTGGACTCTAAAACGCAGTGTTTTACCTATGTTAATGCAGCTCACAGTCCTCCATTGATTTTCAGGAACAAAACAAACCAGTTAAGCGAGCTTGTAAAGGGGGATAAATCCCTGGGCCGACTGGAAAATATTGAGCTTGAAAAACACCAAGTGAAGCTTGAAAATGATGATTTACTATTATTCTATACTGACGGGGTTATAAAAGCTTTAGAAAGACCAGAATCTTCAGGGAAAGAACTATTGGGACAGATAATCATTCAAAATCATGATCTTTCACCATCAAAGATTTTAGATGTTATTAAATCAAAAATAGATTCATATGATGTAAATTCTAATGACCTGGTTCTGGCAATACTAAAAGCTGATTAA
- a CDS encoding tetratricopeptide repeat protein, with the protein MDPKDNQQKDDEKENENEIITLLKKGNELFAQRSYKAALLYFDDALVLDQDNAKIWDIRGVALSRIGLLDEAQESFEVALDLEPDNAQAWSNLGVLYASRARFDEAINSFDHSLELEKDNDGAWNNRGSALFGLKKYKEALESFTKATELNPDNAQAWAGKGSAHNFLDEYSEAIEALERFIQLASATFSPQVEEAWALIFELKMKVAENRSTEKE; encoded by the coding sequence TTGGATCCTAAAGATAATCAGCAGAAAGATGATGAAAAAGAGAATGAAAATGAGATTATTACCCTTTTGAAGAAGGGTAATGAACTTTTCGCCCAGAGAAGTTATAAAGCCGCTCTTTTATACTTTGATGATGCACTGGTACTGGACCAGGATAATGCTAAGATATGGGATATTCGTGGGGTTGCACTATCTCGCATTGGACTGCTGGATGAAGCCCAGGAATCCTTTGAGGTAGCACTTGATCTTGAACCCGATAATGCCCAGGCATGGTCTAATCTGGGAGTTTTATATGCATCCCGTGCCCGTTTTGATGAGGCCATAAATTCATTTGACCACTCCCTGGAACTGGAAAAAGATAACGATGGGGCCTGGAATAATCGTGGGTCTGCCCTTTTTGGTTTGAAAAAATATAAAGAGGCCCTAGAATCTTTCACAAAGGCCACGGAACTCAACCCAGATAATGCTCAGGCATGGGCAGGTAAAGGTTCAGCCCACAACTTCCTGGATGAATACTCTGAGGCAATCGAGGCACTGGAACGCTTCATACAGCTTGCATCCGCCACCTTTTCTCCTCAAGTCGAAGAAGCATGGGCATTGATTTTTGAGCTGAAAATGAAAGTTGCTGAAAACAGGTCAACAGAAAAAGAATAA
- a CDS encoding zinc-ribbon domain-containing protein yields MVYCHNCGTKNDDDAEFCSKCGEPLRDVRDDYDGRRRHHHRDDRYYRQRNECFGLPHGNVIGPLIGGIILILIGVASFTGFQNIWNYIWPAIIIIVGLLIVVGAIYSSSKRR; encoded by the coding sequence ATGGTTTACTGTCATAATTGTGGTACTAAAAATGATGATGATGCTGAATTTTGTTCTAAATGTGGAGAACCACTGCGGGATGTCAGGGATGATTATGATGGAAGACGCCGTCACCACCACCGTGATGATCGATATTACCGTCAGAGGAATGAATGTTTCGGACTTCCCCACGGTAATGTAATTGGACCACTTATAGGTGGAATTATATTAATTTTAATAGGTGTGGCATCATTTACAGGATTCCAGAACATTTGGAATTATATCTGGCCCGCAATTATCATCATTGTAGGTCTGTTGATAGTAGTAGGTGCAATTTACAGTTCCAGTAAAAGGAGATAA
- a CDS encoding PAS domain S-box protein has translation MSGTNIILAMDNDTEALKINQILSSGNCRPLTLFNWKNPQWEISNSDKNGQQVSSGKSTANLVDTTSLDLDSVDLIIMDEELQENLELKTFLEGPNNINITYNIPRILITSNSDCKDPERIDLKGNQICLSRPYNPRELLLTVESAFYKKNMELALKESEDQYRILIENADDPIAMINYHGEFLLVNKSAAIFFSCEEEKFLGKTMWEIFPQKQADSQMKSIRTVIETGAGRVIESKTVIKGKEYYFSTNIQPMPLKNGEIGAVQLIARDITPMKKVQNALEKSEEKFREVFNNANDGISLHHVDNGLPGNFCEVNDVVCQRLGYTKEELLLMGPQDIINQETKKKMPEVMEKLSRDKRATFEAVQFTKEGELITTEISNHLFDLQGKEMIMSISRDISERKKSENQLLRILAGIEGTGDAIGIAMSDGSHFYQNKSFNKLFGYKVEELNIPMGPVKLFKDKELGRYIFQTIMNGNNWDGELEMTDKSERIFPVHIQANAIKNKNDSVIGLIYVLDDITERKRVEYALKTSEEKFRNLAQTAVDAIIIIDCEEKIVFSNSSLERIFDYREEEILGEYLETLIPQRHMEDFQVKLDFFHQHAREMGNVFESFGLRKDGSEFPLEMSLNTWKAEGDVYTTFIIRDITQRKLNEFKFKMREDIFQLMAHNIEEVFWIIDPLTGQILYMNPAYKKIWGQNIETLYQNPRSWIESMHPEDKEEFISYIFGKNGRTIKHRENIECRVLRPDGEVRWIKVRAFPVINHNKEIYRRIGIATDITKVRNLENNRKKE, from the coding sequence ATGTCTGGAACAAATATAATTCTCGCCATGGATAATGATACTGAAGCTCTTAAAATCAACCAGATTCTTTCCTCAGGTAATTGCAGACCATTAACATTATTTAACTGGAAAAATCCCCAGTGGGAAATTTCAAACAGTGACAAAAACGGTCAACAGGTAAGTTCAGGAAAAAGTACTGCAAATCTGGTTGATACAACCTCACTCGATCTAGATTCAGTTGATTTAATCATAATGGATGAAGAATTGCAGGAAAATTTAGAACTAAAAACATTTTTAGAGGGACCAAATAACATTAATATCACTTATAACATTCCTCGCATTTTAATTACCTCTAATTCTGATTGTAAGGATCCAGAAAGGATAGATTTAAAAGGAAATCAAATTTGTCTATCCAGACCATATAATCCCCGTGAACTTTTATTAACAGTGGAAAGTGCGTTCTACAAGAAAAACATGGAACTGGCACTAAAGGAAAGTGAAGACCAGTACCGCATTTTAATTGAAAACGCAGATGACCCCATCGCCATGATCAACTACCACGGGGAATTTCTTCTGGTGAATAAAAGCGCTGCTATTTTCTTTTCCTGTGAAGAGGAAAAATTCCTGGGAAAAACCATGTGGGAAATCTTTCCCCAGAAACAGGCAGATTCCCAGATGAAAAGTATAAGAACAGTTATCGAAACGGGTGCAGGACGTGTTATTGAGAGTAAAACCGTTATCAAGGGCAAAGAATACTATTTCAGCACCAATATCCAGCCCATGCCTTTAAAAAATGGGGAAATTGGAGCGGTGCAGCTTATTGCCCGGGATATTACTCCAATGAAAAAGGTACAGAATGCACTGGAAAAAAGCGAAGAGAAGTTCAGGGAAGTTTTCAATAATGCTAATGATGGAATATCTCTCCACCATGTTGATAATGGATTACCGGGTAATTTTTGTGAAGTAAACGATGTGGTTTGCCAGAGACTGGGCTACACCAAAGAAGAATTACTTCTTATGGGTCCGCAAGATATTATTAATCAGGAAACAAAGAAGAAGATGCCGGAAGTTATGGAAAAATTAAGCCGGGATAAGAGGGCAACTTTTGAAGCTGTGCAGTTTACCAAAGAGGGGGAATTGATTACAACCGAGATCAGTAACCATCTTTTTGATTTACAGGGAAAAGAAATGATCATGTCCATATCCCGGGATATTTCCGAGCGTAAAAAGTCCGAAAACCAGTTATTGCGCATACTGGCGGGAATAGAAGGTACTGGGGATGCCATAGGGATAGCAATGTCTGATGGTTCACATTTCTATCAAAACAAATCCTTCAACAAACTGTTCGGTTATAAAGTGGAAGAACTGAACATCCCCATGGGCCCGGTGAAGTTGTTTAAAGATAAGGAACTGGGAAGATACATATTCCAAACTATAATGAATGGTAATAACTGGGATGGGGAATTGGAAATGACTGATAAGTCAGAGAGAATTTTCCCAGTACACATACAGGCAAACGCAATTAAAAACAAGAATGATAGTGTTATTGGTTTAATTTATGTCCTGGATGATATCACCGAAAGAAAAAGAGTGGAATATGCCTTAAAAACCAGTGAGGAAAAGTTCAGAAACCTGGCTCAAACCGCAGTAGATGCCATCATCATTATTGATTGTGAAGAAAAAATTGTTTTCTCCAACAGCAGCCTGGAAAGAATTTTCGATTACAGGGAAGAAGAGATACTGGGTGAATATCTGGAAACACTCATTCCACAGCGGCACATGGAAGACTTTCAGGTAAAACTAGACTTTTTTCACCAGCACGCCCGGGAAATGGGAAATGTTTTTGAGTCATTTGGTCTTAGAAAGGATGGTAGTGAGTTCCCACTGGAGATGTCACTCAATACATGGAAAGCAGAGGGGGATGTGTACACCACATTCATCATTCGTGACATAACCCAGAGGAAGTTAAATGAGTTTAAGTTTAAGATGAGGGAAGATATCTTCCAGTTAATGGCACATAACATCGAAGAGGTCTTCTGGATCATTGACCCCCTTACTGGACAGATACTATACATGAACCCTGCTTATAAAAAGATATGGGGTCAAAACATAGAAACCCTTTACCAGAACCCCAGATCCTGGATTGAATCCATGCACCCTGAAGATAAGGAGGAATTTATTTCCTATATTTTCGGGAAAAATGGTAGGACCATTAAGCACAGGGAAAATATTGAATGCAGAGTTCTTCGTCCTGATGGAGAAGTGAGGTGGATAAAAGTCAGGGCCTTCCCAGTGATTAACCATAACAAGGAGATCTACCGCAGGATTGGTATAGCCACTGATATTACCAAGGTTCGGAATCTGGAAAATAACCGGAAAAAAGAGTGA
- a CDS encoding protease htpX, producing the protein MVSNEEIKRKLAEKRNPNRRSITESGTVSSEELKEKFRAKRNKQIENHGYLVCDTCGGYYQLEPEESPDDFSDKCECGGKLKHSETVNLNQEL; encoded by the coding sequence GTGGTATCTAACGAAGAAATAAAAAGGAAACTTGCTGAAAAGAGGAACCCTAATAGAAGGAGTATAACCGAAAGTGGGACGGTTTCTAGTGAGGAACTGAAGGAAAAGTTCAGGGCAAAAAGAAATAAACAAATCGAAAATCACGGTTATCTGGTCTGTGATACCTGTGGTGGATACTACCAATTAGAACCAGAGGAGTCACCTGATGACTTTAGTGATAAGTGCGAATGTGGTGGAAAGTTAAAACACTCAGAAACAGTCAACCTCAATCAAGAGCTTTAA